The proteins below come from a single Drosophila teissieri strain GT53w chromosome 3L, Prin_Dtei_1.1, whole genome shotgun sequence genomic window:
- the LOC122616527 gene encoding probable trafficking protein particle complex subunit 2 — protein sequence MSTYYFVIVGHNDNPIYEKEFSTVNKELRKEDHRHLTQFIAHAALDLVDEHKWKTANMQLKSIDRFNQWFVSAFITASQIRFIIVHDNKNDEGIKNFFNEMYDTYIKHSMNAFYRINTPIKSQMFEKKSEIFGRKYLLS from the exons ATGTCCACATACTACTTTGTTATTGTGGGGCACAATGATAATCCCATCTACGAGAAAGAATTCAGCACGGTGAACAAGGAACTGAGG AAAGAGGACCACAGGCACCTCACCCAGTTTATTGCCCATGCCGCCTTGGATTTGGTGGATGAGCACAAATGGAAGACGGCCAATATGCAACTGAAATCCATAGATAGGTTCAATCAGTGGTTTGTCTCGGCCTTCATCACAGCCAGCCAAATACGATTTATCATCGTTCATGACAACAAAAACGACGAAGGCATCAAGAACTTCTTTAACGAGATGTATGACACGTATATCAAACACTCCATGAATGCCTTCTATCGCATCAACACACCCATTAAATCTCAGATGTTTGAGAAAAAGTCTGAGATCTTTGGCCGAAAGTATCTGTTATcctaa
- the LOC122616524 gene encoding ATPase family AAA domain-containing protein 5 isoform X2, with amino-acid sequence MRSEHIAPTTTTASPPGTPSKNAGTDSVEPTSPFVLRAPPSAKSKLILQNMEEVLHSVKQKHREKHKRKREEKRRAALIEDQKNTSEEAKAEGKEKPQPLREKTSQENGLKNCRRRSSPLKSSTPVADNQSIMKHFAKAGKPENLAASPVTAAKPKPATNVFEFMMNARNRSLGVNEGGAESPADHEAGSEAATPTTKRKLLLQEWNERKGGAKRRLADEARGEFIELQMEQRAKRLRKMLTKTDAKEVTAPSSAPTDPTVKRVRGRPRSRRISSMDAQPEIVESKSQVVEAKSQDPETEEFLSKLSSPTKKRDSLLGYFAKVESPKELAEKVIVAIETPPIETPKRRTLRRKSQQETPIVAESTPSARPRRSCVGKARYDYDLEISPGKQQKTKTQKADESVEIIDLDNSNPVATPKKLAPLFVRQLPKPSPDPSVLKARQAFLQSGVPDKIRQEQIRQKNFEQMYEESYEVFPRLAHIGCESFSSKGCPLELTIALRAEQEFSEVTKAVPSNKRRSKTSSITSCLPADFTGSKTLNKFNYATLPQLENKRGFVKLWKNDFDRFPTFKCYNQMREKYRHFSAIDSAQDTQQMGESLVVTRRTRRSMERNMAQNDEEAKPPPSAPNGELLFTEKYKPLLFEQVLVNLTPVQELREFLSSWSGNGGSNRNSQGMDDTYDMSNDSASMGSSSNTMVLVGPSSSGKTNAVFTLANDMNFNVLEINAGMKRTGKKLIQELQEATQSHQIRKDRNTGGGSSQQLLQKLQKSGLKAKTATVEPPSEVRKSLILIEDADILFDNMDAGFTDAIYTLAASSKRPVIVVATDPNCAHLQRLMQQNIIHFQAPNALNISRFLAVLSLMENCPIELDELISLYLYNEQNLRKTLMELQFYIQSGGDPTGGRTGSIKSPTKSSNSRLATVDGSRIHQRFFEFFTSPQNVQYRIPFPVDFSLLRLNLPDLMACSPRLNEQQPPAGASRTTAKRKSRSPKKAWLSSATGQKSDGYSSSLATLSSFYDNISVAALMDSDCSDRLQWHLSEEIGHLLVEQALQTGLATTECPYNLFDKPVQRASICEHLGNGILRSDSAKSLDFEPTLRSICRSEKERAGLERKSSRFYHYLRNHTVNVTSFTMEHFDAACSTFQSTPSSEPSAEVEPKD; translated from the exons ATGCGAAG TGAGCACATTgcaccaaccaccaccactgcGAGTCCACCAGGAACTCCCTCCAAAAATGCTGGCACAGATTCCGTCGAGCCGACATCCCCGTTCGTTTTAAGAGCTCCGCCCAGTGCCAAATCCAAACTGATCCTCCAGAACATGGAGGAAGTGCTGCACTCGGTGAAGCAGAAGCATCGGGAGAAACACAAGCGAAAGCGGGAGGAGAAGCGCCGAGCAGCGCTAATAGAGGACCAGAAGAACACCTCCGAGGAGGCCAAGGCGGAGGGCAAGGAGAAACCGCAGCCACTGCGCGAGAAAACCTCCCAAGAAAACGGTCTTAAAAACTGCCGACGGCGTTCCAGTCCGCTCAAGTCCAGCACTCCGGTGGCCGACAACCAGAGCATCATGAAGCACTTTGCCAAGGCAGGAAAGCCGGAGAACCTGGCTGCTTCCCCGGTGACAGCAGCCAAACCCAAGCCAGCCACTAATGTCTTCGAGTTTATGATGAATGCTCGGAATCGCTCTTTAGGGGTAAATGAAGGTGGTGCAGAATCTCCCGCGGATCATGAGGCGGGCAGTGAGGCAGCAACGCCGACCACCAAGCGAAAGCTACTCCTCCAGGAGTGGAACGAACGCAAGGGCGGAGCCAAGAGAAGACTGGCGGACGAGGCTCGCGGGGAGTTCATTGAACTGCAGATGGAGCAGAGGGCAAAGAG ATTAAGGAAAATGCTGACCAAGACTGACGCCAAAGAGGTGACGGCTCCATCCTCAGCACCCACGGATCCAACAGTCAAGCGTGTAAGAGGTCGACCGCGCTCTCGACGAATCAGTTCCATGGATGCGCAGCCCGAAATCGTGGAATCAAAGTCCCAGGTTGTAGAAGCAAAATCTCAGGATCCAGAAACTGAAGAGTTTCTCTCGAAGCTTTCGTCGCCCACGAAAAAGCGTGACAGCCTATTGGGCTACTTTGCCAAAGTGGAGTCCCCGAAGGAGTTAGCTGAAAAGGTGATAGTTGCGATCGAAACTCCACCTATAGAGACACCCAAACGAAGGACGCTGCGCAGAAAGAGCCAGCAGGAGACACCCATTGTTGCCGAATCCACTCCCTCGGCAAGACCAAGACGATCGTGTGTGGGAAAGGCGCGCTACGATTACGATCTGGAAATAAGTCCCGGCAAGCAACAGAAGACGAAGACCCAAAAGGCAGACGAATCTGTAGAGATTATTGACCTAGACAATAGTAATCCAGTTGCCACACCAAAGAAACTAGCGCCGCTTTTCGTCCGTCAATTGCCAAAGCCCAGCCCAGATCCGTCGGTTTTAAAGGCTCGACAGGCTTTTCTACAATCCGGAGTTCCAGACAAAATTCGGCAGGAGCAGATCCGTCAAAAGAACTTCGAGCAGATGTACGAAGAGAGCTATGAAGTGTTTCCTAGACTTGCGCATATAGGTTGTGAAAGCTTCAGTTCCAAAGGTTGTCCTTTGGAGTTAACTATTGCTCTGAGGGCAGAACAGGAATTTTCAGAGGTTACCAAAGCGGTACCCTCCAACAAACGACGTTCCAAGACGAGTAGCATCACCAGCTGCCTGCCCGCGGACTTTACAGGCAGCAAAACTTTAAACAAGTTCAACTATGCTACTTTACCACAGCTGGAAAACAAGCGCGGCTTTGTGAAGCTCTGGAAGAATGATTTTGATCGGTTTCCCACCTTTAAGTGCTATAATCAGATGAGGGAGAAGTACCGCCACTTCAGCGCCATTGACAGTGCACAGGATACGCAGCAAATGGGAGAATCACTGGTGGTCACGCGGCGCACCCGTCGGTCAATGGAGCGGAATATGGCACAGAACGATGAGGAGGCGAAACCACCGCCTTCCGCTCCGAATGGCGAGCTGCTCTTTACCGAGAAGTACAAACCGCTGCTGTTCGAACAGGTTCTGGTGAATCTGACGCCAGTGCAGGAGCTTAGGGAGTTCCTGTCCAGCTGGAGTGGAAATGGAGGCAGCAATCGCAACTCGCAGGGCATGGATGACACCTACGACATGAGCAACGATTCGGCATCAATGGGATCAAGTAGCAACACGATGGTTCTGGTGGGACCTTCATCTAGCGGGAAAACCAATGCCGTCTTCACCTTAGCCAACGACATGAACTTTAATGTCTTGGAGATAAATGCAGGGATGAAGAGGACGGGCAAGAAGTTGATACAGGAACTCCAAGAGGCCACGCAGTCTCATCAGATAAGGAAAGACAGAAATACGGGTGGGGGATCCTCACAGCAATTGCTTCAAAAGTTGCAAAAGAGTGGTTTGAAGGCAAAAACAGCCACAGTGGAACCCCCATCCGAAGTACGGAAATCTCTGATCCTAATCGAAGATGCTGATATCCTGTTCGATAACATGGATGCTGGATTTACGGATGCCATTTATACCTTAGCCGCCAGTTCCAAGAGGCCGGTCATTGTAGTTGCCACGGATCCAAATTGTGCGCACTTGCAGCGCCTAATGCAGCAGAATATAATCCATTTTCAAGCCCCAAACGCATTGAACATCTCCCGGTTCCTGGCCGTTTTATCGCTAATGGAAAACTGTCCCATCGAGTTGGATGAGTTAATATCCCTGTATCTGTACAACGAGCAGAATCTGCGCAAGACGTTAATGGAGCTGCAGTTCTACATTCAGAGTGGTGGAGATCCGACTGGCGGTAGGACGGGTAGCATTAAATCGCCAACGAAATCCTCAAATAGCCGACTGGCCACTGTCGATGGCAGTCGAATCCATCAGCGATTTTTTGAGTTCTTTACAAGTCCGCAGAATGTGCAGTACCGGATACCCTTTCCCGTTGACTTTAGTCTTTTGCGTTTAAATCTCCCCGATCTTATGGCTTGTTCGCCTCGGCTAAACGAGCAGCAGCCACCGGCTGGGGCAAGTAGGACCACTGCCAAGCGGAAGTCCCGCTCACCGAAGAAAGCCTGGTTGAGCAGCGCCACAGGGCAGAAGTCCGATGGCTACAGCTCATCGCTCGCCACGTTGTCTTCCTTTTATGACAACATTTCGGTGGCTGCTTTGATGGACTCCGATTGCAGTGATCGCTTGCAGTGGCACCTGTCCGAGGAAATCGGTCACCTGCTGGTGGAGCAGGCTCTCCAAACTGGACTCGCGACCACGGAGTGCCCCTACAATCTGTTTGATAAGCCGGTTCAGAG GGCTTCAATTTGCGAGCACCTGGGCAACGGAATTCTCCGTTCAGACTCCGCCAAATCGCTGGACTTTGAGCCCACCCTGCGTTCCATCTGCCGCAGCGAAAAAGAGCGGGCAGGACTCGAGCGGAAGTCGAGCAGATTCTATCACTATCTGCGCAACCACACGGTCAACGTGACCAGTTTCACGATGGAGCACTTCGACGCTGCATGCAGTACGTTTCAATCTACGCCCAGCAGCGAGCCATCCGCGGAGGTCGAACCGAAAGATTAG
- the LOC122616524 gene encoding ATPase family AAA domain-containing protein 5 isoform X1 — protein MTDVNCLTSEHIAPTTTTASPPGTPSKNAGTDSVEPTSPFVLRAPPSAKSKLILQNMEEVLHSVKQKHREKHKRKREEKRRAALIEDQKNTSEEAKAEGKEKPQPLREKTSQENGLKNCRRRSSPLKSSTPVADNQSIMKHFAKAGKPENLAASPVTAAKPKPATNVFEFMMNARNRSLGVNEGGAESPADHEAGSEAATPTTKRKLLLQEWNERKGGAKRRLADEARGEFIELQMEQRAKRLRKMLTKTDAKEVTAPSSAPTDPTVKRVRGRPRSRRISSMDAQPEIVESKSQVVEAKSQDPETEEFLSKLSSPTKKRDSLLGYFAKVESPKELAEKVIVAIETPPIETPKRRTLRRKSQQETPIVAESTPSARPRRSCVGKARYDYDLEISPGKQQKTKTQKADESVEIIDLDNSNPVATPKKLAPLFVRQLPKPSPDPSVLKARQAFLQSGVPDKIRQEQIRQKNFEQMYEESYEVFPRLAHIGCESFSSKGCPLELTIALRAEQEFSEVTKAVPSNKRRSKTSSITSCLPADFTGSKTLNKFNYATLPQLENKRGFVKLWKNDFDRFPTFKCYNQMREKYRHFSAIDSAQDTQQMGESLVVTRRTRRSMERNMAQNDEEAKPPPSAPNGELLFTEKYKPLLFEQVLVNLTPVQELREFLSSWSGNGGSNRNSQGMDDTYDMSNDSASMGSSSNTMVLVGPSSSGKTNAVFTLANDMNFNVLEINAGMKRTGKKLIQELQEATQSHQIRKDRNTGGGSSQQLLQKLQKSGLKAKTATVEPPSEVRKSLILIEDADILFDNMDAGFTDAIYTLAASSKRPVIVVATDPNCAHLQRLMQQNIIHFQAPNALNISRFLAVLSLMENCPIELDELISLYLYNEQNLRKTLMELQFYIQSGGDPTGGRTGSIKSPTKSSNSRLATVDGSRIHQRFFEFFTSPQNVQYRIPFPVDFSLLRLNLPDLMACSPRLNEQQPPAGASRTTAKRKSRSPKKAWLSSATGQKSDGYSSSLATLSSFYDNISVAALMDSDCSDRLQWHLSEEIGHLLVEQALQTGLATTECPYNLFDKPVQRASICEHLGNGILRSDSAKSLDFEPTLRSICRSEKERAGLERKSSRFYHYLRNHTVNVTSFTMEHFDAACSTFQSTPSSEPSAEVEPKD, from the exons ATGACCGATGTAAATTGTCTTACAAGTGAGCACATTgcaccaaccaccaccactgcGAGTCCACCAGGAACTCCCTCCAAAAATGCTGGCACAGATTCCGTCGAGCCGACATCCCCGTTCGTTTTAAGAGCTCCGCCCAGTGCCAAATCCAAACTGATCCTCCAGAACATGGAGGAAGTGCTGCACTCGGTGAAGCAGAAGCATCGGGAGAAACACAAGCGAAAGCGGGAGGAGAAGCGCCGAGCAGCGCTAATAGAGGACCAGAAGAACACCTCCGAGGAGGCCAAGGCGGAGGGCAAGGAGAAACCGCAGCCACTGCGCGAGAAAACCTCCCAAGAAAACGGTCTTAAAAACTGCCGACGGCGTTCCAGTCCGCTCAAGTCCAGCACTCCGGTGGCCGACAACCAGAGCATCATGAAGCACTTTGCCAAGGCAGGAAAGCCGGAGAACCTGGCTGCTTCCCCGGTGACAGCAGCCAAACCCAAGCCAGCCACTAATGTCTTCGAGTTTATGATGAATGCTCGGAATCGCTCTTTAGGGGTAAATGAAGGTGGTGCAGAATCTCCCGCGGATCATGAGGCGGGCAGTGAGGCAGCAACGCCGACCACCAAGCGAAAGCTACTCCTCCAGGAGTGGAACGAACGCAAGGGCGGAGCCAAGAGAAGACTGGCGGACGAGGCTCGCGGGGAGTTCATTGAACTGCAGATGGAGCAGAGGGCAAAGAG ATTAAGGAAAATGCTGACCAAGACTGACGCCAAAGAGGTGACGGCTCCATCCTCAGCACCCACGGATCCAACAGTCAAGCGTGTAAGAGGTCGACCGCGCTCTCGACGAATCAGTTCCATGGATGCGCAGCCCGAAATCGTGGAATCAAAGTCCCAGGTTGTAGAAGCAAAATCTCAGGATCCAGAAACTGAAGAGTTTCTCTCGAAGCTTTCGTCGCCCACGAAAAAGCGTGACAGCCTATTGGGCTACTTTGCCAAAGTGGAGTCCCCGAAGGAGTTAGCTGAAAAGGTGATAGTTGCGATCGAAACTCCACCTATAGAGACACCCAAACGAAGGACGCTGCGCAGAAAGAGCCAGCAGGAGACACCCATTGTTGCCGAATCCACTCCCTCGGCAAGACCAAGACGATCGTGTGTGGGAAAGGCGCGCTACGATTACGATCTGGAAATAAGTCCCGGCAAGCAACAGAAGACGAAGACCCAAAAGGCAGACGAATCTGTAGAGATTATTGACCTAGACAATAGTAATCCAGTTGCCACACCAAAGAAACTAGCGCCGCTTTTCGTCCGTCAATTGCCAAAGCCCAGCCCAGATCCGTCGGTTTTAAAGGCTCGACAGGCTTTTCTACAATCCGGAGTTCCAGACAAAATTCGGCAGGAGCAGATCCGTCAAAAGAACTTCGAGCAGATGTACGAAGAGAGCTATGAAGTGTTTCCTAGACTTGCGCATATAGGTTGTGAAAGCTTCAGTTCCAAAGGTTGTCCTTTGGAGTTAACTATTGCTCTGAGGGCAGAACAGGAATTTTCAGAGGTTACCAAAGCGGTACCCTCCAACAAACGACGTTCCAAGACGAGTAGCATCACCAGCTGCCTGCCCGCGGACTTTACAGGCAGCAAAACTTTAAACAAGTTCAACTATGCTACTTTACCACAGCTGGAAAACAAGCGCGGCTTTGTGAAGCTCTGGAAGAATGATTTTGATCGGTTTCCCACCTTTAAGTGCTATAATCAGATGAGGGAGAAGTACCGCCACTTCAGCGCCATTGACAGTGCACAGGATACGCAGCAAATGGGAGAATCACTGGTGGTCACGCGGCGCACCCGTCGGTCAATGGAGCGGAATATGGCACAGAACGATGAGGAGGCGAAACCACCGCCTTCCGCTCCGAATGGCGAGCTGCTCTTTACCGAGAAGTACAAACCGCTGCTGTTCGAACAGGTTCTGGTGAATCTGACGCCAGTGCAGGAGCTTAGGGAGTTCCTGTCCAGCTGGAGTGGAAATGGAGGCAGCAATCGCAACTCGCAGGGCATGGATGACACCTACGACATGAGCAACGATTCGGCATCAATGGGATCAAGTAGCAACACGATGGTTCTGGTGGGACCTTCATCTAGCGGGAAAACCAATGCCGTCTTCACCTTAGCCAACGACATGAACTTTAATGTCTTGGAGATAAATGCAGGGATGAAGAGGACGGGCAAGAAGTTGATACAGGAACTCCAAGAGGCCACGCAGTCTCATCAGATAAGGAAAGACAGAAATACGGGTGGGGGATCCTCACAGCAATTGCTTCAAAAGTTGCAAAAGAGTGGTTTGAAGGCAAAAACAGCCACAGTGGAACCCCCATCCGAAGTACGGAAATCTCTGATCCTAATCGAAGATGCTGATATCCTGTTCGATAACATGGATGCTGGATTTACGGATGCCATTTATACCTTAGCCGCCAGTTCCAAGAGGCCGGTCATTGTAGTTGCCACGGATCCAAATTGTGCGCACTTGCAGCGCCTAATGCAGCAGAATATAATCCATTTTCAAGCCCCAAACGCATTGAACATCTCCCGGTTCCTGGCCGTTTTATCGCTAATGGAAAACTGTCCCATCGAGTTGGATGAGTTAATATCCCTGTATCTGTACAACGAGCAGAATCTGCGCAAGACGTTAATGGAGCTGCAGTTCTACATTCAGAGTGGTGGAGATCCGACTGGCGGTAGGACGGGTAGCATTAAATCGCCAACGAAATCCTCAAATAGCCGACTGGCCACTGTCGATGGCAGTCGAATCCATCAGCGATTTTTTGAGTTCTTTACAAGTCCGCAGAATGTGCAGTACCGGATACCCTTTCCCGTTGACTTTAGTCTTTTGCGTTTAAATCTCCCCGATCTTATGGCTTGTTCGCCTCGGCTAAACGAGCAGCAGCCACCGGCTGGGGCAAGTAGGACCACTGCCAAGCGGAAGTCCCGCTCACCGAAGAAAGCCTGGTTGAGCAGCGCCACAGGGCAGAAGTCCGATGGCTACAGCTCATCGCTCGCCACGTTGTCTTCCTTTTATGACAACATTTCGGTGGCTGCTTTGATGGACTCCGATTGCAGTGATCGCTTGCAGTGGCACCTGTCCGAGGAAATCGGTCACCTGCTGGTGGAGCAGGCTCTCCAAACTGGACTCGCGACCACGGAGTGCCCCTACAATCTGTTTGATAAGCCGGTTCAGAG GGCTTCAATTTGCGAGCACCTGGGCAACGGAATTCTCCGTTCAGACTCCGCCAAATCGCTGGACTTTGAGCCCACCCTGCGTTCCATCTGCCGCAGCGAAAAAGAGCGGGCAGGACTCGAGCGGAAGTCGAGCAGATTCTATCACTATCTGCGCAACCACACGGTCAACGTGACCAGTTTCACGATGGAGCACTTCGACGCTGCATGCAGTACGTTTCAATCTACGCCCAGCAGCGAGCCATCCGCGGAGGTCGAACCGAAAGATTAG
- the LOC122616524 gene encoding ATPase family AAA domain-containing protein 5 isoform X3, which translates to MKVVQNLPRIMRRAVRQQRRPPSESYSSRSGTNARAEPREDWRTRLAGSSLNCRWSRGQRERNIRFYFPRLRKMLTKTDAKEVTAPSSAPTDPTVKRVRGRPRSRRISSMDAQPEIVESKSQVVEAKSQDPETEEFLSKLSSPTKKRDSLLGYFAKVESPKELAEKVIVAIETPPIETPKRRTLRRKSQQETPIVAESTPSARPRRSCVGKARYDYDLEISPGKQQKTKTQKADESVEIIDLDNSNPVATPKKLAPLFVRQLPKPSPDPSVLKARQAFLQSGVPDKIRQEQIRQKNFEQMYEESYEVFPRLAHIGCESFSSKGCPLELTIALRAEQEFSEVTKAVPSNKRRSKTSSITSCLPADFTGSKTLNKFNYATLPQLENKRGFVKLWKNDFDRFPTFKCYNQMREKYRHFSAIDSAQDTQQMGESLVVTRRTRRSMERNMAQNDEEAKPPPSAPNGELLFTEKYKPLLFEQVLVNLTPVQELREFLSSWSGNGGSNRNSQGMDDTYDMSNDSASMGSSSNTMVLVGPSSSGKTNAVFTLANDMNFNVLEINAGMKRTGKKLIQELQEATQSHQIRKDRNTGGGSSQQLLQKLQKSGLKAKTATVEPPSEVRKSLILIEDADILFDNMDAGFTDAIYTLAASSKRPVIVVATDPNCAHLQRLMQQNIIHFQAPNALNISRFLAVLSLMENCPIELDELISLYLYNEQNLRKTLMELQFYIQSGGDPTGGRTGSIKSPTKSSNSRLATVDGSRIHQRFFEFFTSPQNVQYRIPFPVDFSLLRLNLPDLMACSPRLNEQQPPAGASRTTAKRKSRSPKKAWLSSATGQKSDGYSSSLATLSSFYDNISVAALMDSDCSDRLQWHLSEEIGHLLVEQALQTGLATTECPYNLFDKPVQRASICEHLGNGILRSDSAKSLDFEPTLRSICRSEKERAGLERKSSRFYHYLRNHTVNVTSFTMEHFDAACSTFQSTPSSEPSAEVEPKD; encoded by the exons ATGAAGGTGGTGCAGAATCTCCCGCGGATCATGAGGCGGGCAGTGAGGCAGCAACGCCGACCACCAAGCGAAAGCTACTCCTCCAGGAGTGGAACGAACGCAAGGGCGGAGCCAAGAGAAGACTGGCGGACGAGGCTCGCGGGGAGTTCATTGAACTGCAGATGGAGCAGAGGGCAAAGAG AACGCAATATAAGATTCTATTTCCCTAGATTAAGGAAAATGCTGACCAAGACTGACGCCAAAGAGGTGACGGCTCCATCCTCAGCACCCACGGATCCAACAGTCAAGCGTGTAAGAGGTCGACCGCGCTCTCGACGAATCAGTTCCATGGATGCGCAGCCCGAAATCGTGGAATCAAAGTCCCAGGTTGTAGAAGCAAAATCTCAGGATCCAGAAACTGAAGAGTTTCTCTCGAAGCTTTCGTCGCCCACGAAAAAGCGTGACAGCCTATTGGGCTACTTTGCCAAAGTGGAGTCCCCGAAGGAGTTAGCTGAAAAGGTGATAGTTGCGATCGAAACTCCACCTATAGAGACACCCAAACGAAGGACGCTGCGCAGAAAGAGCCAGCAGGAGACACCCATTGTTGCCGAATCCACTCCCTCGGCAAGACCAAGACGATCGTGTGTGGGAAAGGCGCGCTACGATTACGATCTGGAAATAAGTCCCGGCAAGCAACAGAAGACGAAGACCCAAAAGGCAGACGAATCTGTAGAGATTATTGACCTAGACAATAGTAATCCAGTTGCCACACCAAAGAAACTAGCGCCGCTTTTCGTCCGTCAATTGCCAAAGCCCAGCCCAGATCCGTCGGTTTTAAAGGCTCGACAGGCTTTTCTACAATCCGGAGTTCCAGACAAAATTCGGCAGGAGCAGATCCGTCAAAAGAACTTCGAGCAGATGTACGAAGAGAGCTATGAAGTGTTTCCTAGACTTGCGCATATAGGTTGTGAAAGCTTCAGTTCCAAAGGTTGTCCTTTGGAGTTAACTATTGCTCTGAGGGCAGAACAGGAATTTTCAGAGGTTACCAAAGCGGTACCCTCCAACAAACGACGTTCCAAGACGAGTAGCATCACCAGCTGCCTGCCCGCGGACTTTACAGGCAGCAAAACTTTAAACAAGTTCAACTATGCTACTTTACCACAGCTGGAAAACAAGCGCGGCTTTGTGAAGCTCTGGAAGAATGATTTTGATCGGTTTCCCACCTTTAAGTGCTATAATCAGATGAGGGAGAAGTACCGCCACTTCAGCGCCATTGACAGTGCACAGGATACGCAGCAAATGGGAGAATCACTGGTGGTCACGCGGCGCACCCGTCGGTCAATGGAGCGGAATATGGCACAGAACGATGAGGAGGCGAAACCACCGCCTTCCGCTCCGAATGGCGAGCTGCTCTTTACCGAGAAGTACAAACCGCTGCTGTTCGAACAGGTTCTGGTGAATCTGACGCCAGTGCAGGAGCTTAGGGAGTTCCTGTCCAGCTGGAGTGGAAATGGAGGCAGCAATCGCAACTCGCAGGGCATGGATGACACCTACGACATGAGCAACGATTCGGCATCAATGGGATCAAGTAGCAACACGATGGTTCTGGTGGGACCTTCATCTAGCGGGAAAACCAATGCCGTCTTCACCTTAGCCAACGACATGAACTTTAATGTCTTGGAGATAAATGCAGGGATGAAGAGGACGGGCAAGAAGTTGATACAGGAACTCCAAGAGGCCACGCAGTCTCATCAGATAAGGAAAGACAGAAATACGGGTGGGGGATCCTCACAGCAATTGCTTCAAAAGTTGCAAAAGAGTGGTTTGAAGGCAAAAACAGCCACAGTGGAACCCCCATCCGAAGTACGGAAATCTCTGATCCTAATCGAAGATGCTGATATCCTGTTCGATAACATGGATGCTGGATTTACGGATGCCATTTATACCTTAGCCGCCAGTTCCAAGAGGCCGGTCATTGTAGTTGCCACGGATCCAAATTGTGCGCACTTGCAGCGCCTAATGCAGCAGAATATAATCCATTTTCAAGCCCCAAACGCATTGAACATCTCCCGGTTCCTGGCCGTTTTATCGCTAATGGAAAACTGTCCCATCGAGTTGGATGAGTTAATATCCCTGTATCTGTACAACGAGCAGAATCTGCGCAAGACGTTAATGGAGCTGCAGTTCTACATTCAGAGTGGTGGAGATCCGACTGGCGGTAGGACGGGTAGCATTAAATCGCCAACGAAATCCTCAAATAGCCGACTGGCCACTGTCGATGGCAGTCGAATCCATCAGCGATTTTTTGAGTTCTTTACAAGTCCGCAGAATGTGCAGTACCGGATACCCTTTCCCGTTGACTTTAGTCTTTTGCGTTTAAATCTCCCCGATCTTATGGCTTGTTCGCCTCGGCTAAACGAGCAGCAGCCACCGGCTGGGGCAAGTAGGACCACTGCCAAGCGGAAGTCCCGCTCACCGAAGAAAGCCTGGTTGAGCAGCGCCACAGGGCAGAAGTCCGATGGCTACAGCTCATCGCTCGCCACGTTGTCTTCCTTTTATGACAACATTTCGGTGGCTGCTTTGATGGACTCCGATTGCAGTGATCGCTTGCAGTGGCACCTGTCCGAGGAAATCGGTCACCTGCTGGTGGAGCAGGCTCTCCAAACTGGACTCGCGACCACGGAGTGCCCCTACAATCTGTTTGATAAGCCGGTTCAGAG GGCTTCAATTTGCGAGCACCTGGGCAACGGAATTCTCCGTTCAGACTCCGCCAAATCGCTGGACTTTGAGCCCACCCTGCGTTCCATCTGCCGCAGCGAAAAAGAGCGGGCAGGACTCGAGCGGAAGTCGAGCAGATTCTATCACTATCTGCGCAACCACACGGTCAACGTGACCAGTTTCACGATGGAGCACTTCGACGCTGCATGCAGTACGTTTCAATCTACGCCCAGCAGCGAGCCATCCGCGGAGGTCGAACCGAAAGATTAG
- the LOC122616528 gene encoding cytochrome b5 has product MSQLYELSEVAQQNGKNGKPCWLIIKGNVYDVTKFLGEHPGGGEALLEYGGKDASKAFKQAGHSSDAEKDLKNYKIGEINSAAPIQVQPTSIGAAKPTENTVSADPEPAKKSSSGFCCC; this is encoded by the coding sequence ATGTCACAGTTGTACGAACTCTCTGAAGTGGCCCAGCAAAACGGCAAGAATGGCAAACCTTGCTGGCTGATCATCAAGGGCAACGTCTACGACGTAACCAAGTTCCTGGGCGAACATCCTGGCGGCGGCGAAGCACTACTCGAATATGGCGGCAAGGATGCCAGCAAGGCGTTCAAGCAAGCAGGCCACTCCTCCGATGCCGAAAAGGACCTGAAGAACTACAAAATTGGAGAAATTAACTCAGCTGCACCCATTCAAGTCCAGCCCACGTCCATTGGTGCAGCGAAACCCACGGAAAACACAGTATCAGCAGATCCCGAACCCGCGAAGAAGAGCTCTTCcggcttctgctgctgctag